The DNA region GCGATCGCTCATGCAGCAAATGGGTCAAGGTGGCTTCCCTGGAATGCCAGGAATGTTCGGCGGTGGCGGCATGGGCAACGCCTTCGCAGGCGCAGGCAATCGTCCCCCAGCCCCTGGATGGCGAGGTTATGATGGCGGTGCCCCAGCCACGAAAAAGAAAAAACCCAAAGATAAAAAGAAAAAAGGCTTTGGCAATCTTTAGTTATTGGGCATTGGTAATTTGCTAATGACAAATGACTAATGACAAATGACTAATAGCACCAAATGCTAGACCAGTGCTAAAATTAGCATTTCGGCATACTTAACCAATTAGGAGAATAGATTCTTCAACCATGATTAAACTGCGCTTAAAGCGATACGGTAAAAAGCGGGAAGCAAGTTACCGCATTATCGCCATTAACAACCTCGCTCGCCGCGATGGTCGTCCCCTAGAAGAGTTGGGATTCTACAACCCTAGAACCGATGAAGTGCGACTAGACGTTCCCGGTATCGTCAAGCGACTACAACAAGGCGCTCAACCCACTGACACCGTCCGTCGCATTTTAGTAAAAGCCAATGTTTTTGAACAGGTCAGTGCCACAGCTACAGCCGCATCATAATTCGAGAACAATATCCCCAACAGCTAGTCCCAACTATGTTGGGCTGGTTCGGTTTTTAGTGCAACCGTTTTTGGAATCTCCAGAGACTTTAAGCGTCGATTGTGAAATTTCTCAGGCCCTCAACCGGGCTTGGATTCGCATCGCTTTTGAAAGCACGGATAAAGGGAAAGTGTTTGGTCGAGGGGGACGCAATATTCAGGCGATTCGTACAGTAATTGCCGCCGCCGCCGCCGCTACTGGGCAATCAGTATATCTGGATATCTACGGCAGCACTACGCCGGGGCGCGAAGGCATGTCTTTTGATGAAGAGACAGAAGAGCGATCGCCACCACCGACTAGGAGAGAACCGCGTGGAAATGATGGGCCTAAACCCATTGTTAAACCCCGCCTCCGCTAGTTTCAAACTAGAGAGCAAGTCTGAGCGGTTGTAGTTACCTCCGCTCAGAATTTTTGTAAAGACCTAAGAGGCAGGGGAGCAGGGGGCAGGGGGCAGGGAGAAAAATACTGGAATTACCCTGCCACAAGGGTTAGAGAGCAAATAAATTTATTTATGCAAAAAGTAAAAGTATTTATTTCGAGATGTGTAACACGAGAAATAATACGTCCTTACTTCAGATCCAATACATTCATGTATGGGAATTCCCGACAGCTCCCCGCCCTTCCCCCTTTTCCTCTTTTTGACCTGTAGGGGCACAAAGCTGTACGCCCCTACAGCCAATTAATTTATTGCAAAGATTTTTTC from Nostoc commune NIES-4072 includes:
- the rpsP gene encoding 30S ribosomal protein S16, coding for MIKLRLKRYGKKREASYRIIAINNLARRDGRPLEELGFYNPRTDEVRLDVPGIVKRLQQGAQPTDTVRRILVKANVFEQVSATATAAS
- a CDS encoding KH domain-containing protein, which produces MFLNRSVPQLQPHHNSRTISPTASPNYVGLVRFLVQPFLESPETLSVDCEISQALNRAWIRIAFESTDKGKVFGRGGRNIQAIRTVIAAAAAATGQSVYLDIYGSTTPGREGMSFDEETEERSPPPTRREPRGNDGPKPIVKPRLR